The proteins below are encoded in one region of Brachyspira intermedia PWS/A:
- a CDS encoding response regulator encodes MNNTEELIYDDDDMLSPIDAAKIVGVSRTTVNYWVRHYGLKADVTPGKRYKIRYADLKAFLAFNKKEKRIKLKRKQSKYKLAIIEPMEITRKNYLEWLKDDYDVTCISNLVAPLKELKKISPDIILMDINLSDDKDYFYIIDEIKKEISLRTSLIIIITKRYNEDDVVNGLEKGACDYVKKPVGQNELKARIKNAIRFYVDV; translated from the coding sequence ATGAATAATACTGAAGAGCTAATATATGATGACGATGATATGCTGTCGCCTATAGATGCGGCGAAAATAGTTGGAGTTTCAAGAACTACTGTAAACTATTGGGTGAGACATTATGGATTAAAGGCTGATGTTACACCTGGTAAGAGATACAAAATTCGTTATGCTGATTTAAAAGCTTTTTTGGCTTTCAACAAGAAAGAAAAAAGAATCAAATTAAAAAGAAAACAGTCCAAATATAAGCTTGCCATAATTGAGCCTATGGAAATCACAAGAAAAAATTATCTCGAATGGCTTAAAGATGATTATGATGTTACATGTATATCTAATTTGGTTGCACCTTTAAAAGAGTTAAAAAAGATTTCACCTGATATCATTCTAATGGATATCAATTTATCAGATGATAAGGATTATTTTTATATAATAGATGAAATTAAAAAAGAAATTTCTTTAAGAACATCATTAATTATTATTATTACAAAGAGATATAATGAAGATGATGTTGTAAATGGGCTTGAAAAAGGTGCTTGCGATTATGTAAAAAAACCTGTAGGACAAAATGAACTTAAAGCAAGAATTAAAAATGCTATTAGATTTTATGTCGATGTGTAA
- the rplM gene encoding 50S ribosomal protein L13, with protein MDAKGKSLGRVASRAAYMLKGKHKVDYAYNLDNGDYVIIINAKDIVLTGNKKKGKIHYRHTGYPGGIKAISYGELLEKNPERMVKIAVKGMLSHNPLGRLHLKKLKVYAGSEHPHEANKPTVVNI; from the coding sequence ATAGATGCCAAAGGTAAGTCATTAGGAAGAGTAGCAAGCAGAGCAGCTTATATGCTTAAAGGAAAACATAAAGTAGACTATGCATACAACTTAGACAATGGTGATTATGTTATCATCATCAATGCTAAAGACATAGTATTAACAGGAAATAAAAAGAAAGGAAAAATTCACTATAGACATACAGGTTATCCAGGCGGTATAAAAGCTATAAGCTACGGCGAATTATTAGAAAAAAATCCTGAAAGAATGGTAAAAATAGCTGTAAAAGGTATGCTTTCTCATAACCCATTAGGAAGACTTCATCTTAAGAAGTTAAAAGTATATGCAGGAAGCGAGCATCCGCATGAAGCTAATAAACCTACTGTAGTAAATATATAA
- the rpsI gene encoding 30S ribosomal protein S9 has translation MAAKQLTIFTGKRKTANARVRITLGSGKILINGKNYAEYFCNRAALLKVVEDALKVTGNFGKYDVFANVHGGGVSAQADAVRHGIAKALVGESQDFRTTLKRNGFLTRDSRVVERKKYGRSGARKRFQFSKR, from the coding sequence ATGGCAGCTAAACAATTAACTATTTTTACTGGAAAAAGAAAAACAGCTAATGCAAGAGTTCGTATAACTTTAGGCAGCGGCAAAATTTTAATAAATGGAAAAAATTATGCTGAATACTTCTGCAATAGAGCAGCACTTCTTAAAGTAGTAGAAGATGCTTTAAAAGTAACAGGTAATTTTGGAAAATATGATGTATTTGCTAATGTTCATGGCGGCGGTGTTTCTGCTCAAGCTGATGCAGTAAGACATGGTATCGCTAAGGCTTTAGTAGGTGAAAGTCAGGATTTCAGAACTACTTTAAAAAGAAATGGATTCCTTACTAGAGATTCTCGTGTAGTTGAACGTAAAAAATACGGAAGATCTGGTGCTAGAAAACGTTTCCAATTCTCAAAACGTTAA
- a CDS encoding TolC family protein — protein MKITVKIILCSILFINILYGQTNVLTYAAYMETIRDQIPELKINAVTETNAEMNLLSAESSGDVNLSAQVGAVGKYGSLSSGYSSTTSSPSINATGIQAGIGLGSLIPYTGTKWSVNLTHTSFLGGKLNMPGGQSVDFKNYQPSLTLEVTQPLLRNFFGTLDRYPIKDAEYALTIAKLQRKLDDASVIVSYQKIYYQWIMYEKLLAYYRNMYITAKRFENQMRDRYNNGLIDNDSYQNARTQTMVYSDYYAQNQINLDSLLATVGFFMPVTNIKPDHTTWDAYLDLGSNMQMEAVPFADSVNGQIAYQSKIRAEYTLEAMKNGTLPNLDFVGSVSLNGLSPNSDGYFQSFNSMTNVDFFAGVQFSYPIGNRANKAQYQMAENSLYGIIAQYDQLEKDFNTQLQTYISKFNAYKNLIASKQMQIRAINSRIATQLQKLDQGRLEVDDLLTSRLELVATQTELLNLQYEFITTIFDYRALLAMDYE, from the coding sequence ATGAAAATAACTGTTAAAATAATTTTATGTTCTATTTTGTTTATAAATATTTTATATGGGCAAACAAATGTTTTGACTTATGCAGCTTATATGGAAACTATAAGAGATCAGATACCAGAACTAAAGATTAATGCTGTAACAGAAACTAATGCTGAAATGAATTTACTTAGTGCTGAAAGTTCCGGAGATGTAAATTTATCTGCACAGGTTGGAGCTGTGGGTAAATATGGAAGTTTATCAAGCGGATATTCAAGTACTACATCAAGCCCAAGTATCAATGCCACAGGAATACAGGCAGGAATAGGATTAGGTTCTTTAATACCTTATACAGGAACTAAGTGGTCTGTTAATTTAACTCATACTTCTTTTTTGGGCGGAAAATTAAATATGCCTGGAGGTCAGTCTGTAGACTTTAAAAATTATCAGCCTTCATTAACATTAGAAGTAACTCAGCCACTTTTAAGAAACTTTTTTGGTACTTTAGATAGGTATCCTATAAAAGATGCTGAATATGCTCTTACTATAGCTAAGCTTCAGAGAAAATTAGATGATGCCAGCGTTATTGTTTCATATCAGAAAATTTATTATCAATGGATAATGTACGAAAAACTTCTTGCATACTATAGAAACATGTACATAACCGCAAAAAGATTTGAAAATCAGATGAGAGACAGATACAATAATGGACTTATAGATAATGACTCTTATCAGAATGCCAGAACTCAAACTATGGTATATAGTGATTATTATGCACAGAATCAGATTAATTTAGATAGTCTTTTGGCAACTGTAGGTTTCTTTATGCCTGTGACTAATATAAAACCAGATCATACTACTTGGGATGCTTATTTAGATTTAGGAAGTAATATGCAGATGGAAGCTGTTCCTTTTGCTGATAGTGTAAACGGTCAAATAGCATATCAATCAAAAATAAGAGCAGAATATACTCTTGAAGCTATGAAAAATGGTACTCTTCCTAATCTAGACTTTGTGGGCAGTGTAAGTCTTAATGGACTTAGCCCTAACAGTGACGGATATTTTCAATCTTTCAATAGTATGACAAATGTTGACTTTTTTGCCGGAGTACAATTCTCCTACCCTATAGGAAACAGAGCAAATAAAGCACAATACCAAATGGCTGAAAACTCCTTATATGGAATAATAGCACAATATGATCAATTAGAAAAAGACTTTAATACTCAATTGCAAACATATATTTCAAAATTTAATGCTTATAAAAATTTAATAGCAAGCAAACAAATGCAAATAAGAGCAATTAATTCAAGAATAGCTACACAGCTTCAAAAACTTGATCAAGGACGTTTAGAAGTTGATGATCTTCTTACATCAAGGTTGGAACTTGTAGCCACTCAAACAGAGCTTTTAAATCTTCAGTACGAATTTATAACGACTATATTTGATTATAGAGCTTTGCTTGCAATGGATTACGAATAA
- the panC gene encoding pantoate--beta-alanine ligase, whose product MYLTILKNIKSAYKFINDNKDKSIALIPTMGALHEGHAALIKKAKKECDIVIVSIFLNPLQFMKVEDIEKYPQDLDNDKKLLEECQADVLFLPSVEEMIPDDYSIHINIENSKFNIISRPIYYKGIITTVLKLFNIISPTNVYFIEYDYQEVFIIKKIIKDLNYNISLKTIPIVRDENMVALSSLNTLLSDREKEEATIIYKLLKEAREEFKKGGTKSSYLVDIIKNNLKSHKMLKLEYIYIADKETLANVETATKNSIILISCYCGSTRLLDNMPLK is encoded by the coding sequence ATGTATTTAACTATATTAAAAAATATAAAAAGTGCATATAAATTTATTAATGACAATAAGGATAAATCTATAGCTTTAATTCCTACCATGGGAGCTTTGCATGAAGGACATGCGGCTTTAATAAAAAAAGCCAAAAAAGAATGCGATATTGTAATTGTGAGTATATTTCTTAATCCGCTTCAATTTATGAAAGTAGAAGATATAGAAAAATATCCTCAGGATTTAGATAATGATAAAAAACTTTTAGAAGAATGTCAGGCAGATGTATTATTTTTACCGTCTGTAGAAGAGATGATACCTGATGATTATTCTATTCATATAAATATAGAAAACAGTAAATTCAATATTATTTCAAGACCTATATATTATAAAGGCATAATCACAACAGTATTAAAACTATTTAATATAATATCACCTACAAATGTATATTTTATTGAATATGATTATCAGGAAGTATTTATAATAAAAAAAATAATAAAAGATTTAAATTATAATATATCATTAAAAACTATTCCTATAGTAAGAGATGAGAATATGGTGGCTTTAAGCAGTTTAAATACTTTATTAAGTGATAGGGAAAAAGAAGAAGCTACTATCATATATAAACTTCTTAAAGAGGCAAGAGAAGAGTTTAAAAAAGGCGGTACTAAATCATCATATTTGGTAGATATAATAAAGAATAATTTGAAATCTCATAAAATGCTTAAGCTAGAATATATTTATATAGCAGACAAAGAAACTCTAGCCAATGTAGAAACAGCAACTAAAAATTCAATAATACTCATATCCTGCTACTGCGGCTCTACTAGATTATTAGATAATATGCCTTTAAAATAA
- a CDS encoding mannose-1-phosphate guanylyltransferase, which yields MKKSILIMAGGIGERLWPLSRECKPKQFLSIIENKSLIEQTIDRALKITSEDNIFIITGKRYKDAFAKYMPSFKNIIYEPMGRDTAAAIALGAISIKEKIGNAMIAVLPADPIIKNEDLFIKSIENAIEVSENTNEVAVVGIKPNRAETGYGYIKIKDNIKDDVYNVDRFVEKPNYENACKFLEDGNYLWNSGMFIWSIDNILNSIKELMPDTYNKTVQTLEAKDDTQKEEIFKTINKISFDFGIMEKIKNIKCIKSSFFWDDLGAFSALGRIYDKDDNNNVIIGNVYAKEAKSNIIINDDKDTFIAIDGVDDLTIVKSNGVLLIYPNNKDSKIKDILKDIREKDELKDKRNLL from the coding sequence ATGAAAAAATCAATACTTATAATGGCAGGAGGTATAGGTGAAAGACTATGGCCTTTAAGCAGAGAATGCAAACCAAAACAATTTTTAAGTATTATAGAAAATAAATCTCTTATAGAACAGACAATAGACAGAGCATTAAAAATTACTAGTGAAGATAATATTTTCATAATAACAGGCAAAAGATATAAAGATGCATTTGCTAAATATATGCCATCTTTCAAAAATATAATATATGAGCCAATGGGAAGAGATACAGCAGCTGCTATTGCTTTAGGTGCTATTTCTATAAAAGAAAAGATAGGAAATGCTATGATTGCAGTGCTTCCTGCAGATCCTATAATAAAAAATGAAGATTTATTTATAAAGTCTATTGAAAATGCCATTGAAGTAAGTGAAAATACTAATGAAGTTGCAGTGGTAGGAATTAAGCCTAACAGAGCAGAAACAGGATACGGATATATAAAAATAAAAGATAATATTAAAGATGATGTATATAATGTTGATAGATTTGTAGAAAAGCCTAATTATGAAAATGCATGCAAATTCTTAGAAGATGGTAATTATCTATGGAATAGCGGTATGTTTATATGGTCTATAGATAATATTCTTAATTCAATAAAAGAATTAATGCCTGATACATACAACAAAACTGTACAAACATTAGAAGCCAAAGATGATACTCAAAAAGAAGAAATATTCAAAACTATAAATAAAATATCTTTCGACTTCGGTATAATGGAAAAAATAAAAAACATTAAATGTATAAAATCAAGCTTCTTCTGGGACGATTTGGGAGCATTCTCTGCCCTTGGAAGAATATATGATAAAGACGATAATAATAATGTTATAATCGGAAATGTATATGCTAAAGAAGCAAAAAGCAATATAATAATAAATGATGATAAAGATACTTTTATAGCTATAGATGGAGTTGATGATTTAACTATAGTAAAATCAAACGGAGTGCTTTTAATTTATCCGAATAATAAAGATTCAAAAATTAAAGATATATTAAAGGATATAAGAGAAAAAGATGAATTAAAAGACAAAAGAAATTTACTTTAA
- a CDS encoding TraR/DksA family transcriptional regulator has protein sequence MTAKKLKKFKDLLLEEKRKTLDELLSGNETYEALKDDSHGDMVDIAFQAYEKQTLMNFSQKEKDKLDMLNNALKRIEDGTYGKCIDCKEEINEERLTALPYTLRCVNCMSKYEDKKRREKM, from the coding sequence ATGACTGCTAAGAAGTTAAAAAAATTTAAAGATTTATTGTTAGAAGAAAAGAGAAAAACTTTAGATGAATTATTAAGCGGAAATGAAACCTATGAGGCTCTTAAAGATGATTCTCATGGTGATATGGTTGATATAGCATTTCAGGCTTATGAGAAACAAACTCTAATGAATTTCTCACAAAAAGAAAAAGATAAATTAGATATGCTTAATAATGCACTTAAAAGAATAGAAGACGGTACTTATGGTAAATGTATTGACTGTAAAGAAGAAATCAATGAAGAGAGATTAACCGCTTTACCTTATACTTTAAGATGCGTAAACTGTATGTCTAAATATGAAGATAAAAAACGTCGCGAAAAAATGTAA
- the priA gene encoding replication restart helicase PriA, producing the protein MYVKVVFNLPIDRILTYRKPDEINDSLVGCRVVAPIKGKNNKGIVVEEVETIDGNYKVYPIKARIDLEPICSDKEFKLAKWMSNYYHSSFGEALFAALPVGTPAKKEKKAKPIPAKQKPYLKLNEEQEAVLKKINESIESNNPKTFLLHGVTGSGKTEVYLQAIKKVVDMGKQAIVILPEISLTPQTIKRFAERFEGKIAVLHSKLSPNSKYRYWQMIKKDEIKIVIGARSAIFSPTPNLGIIVIDEEHETSYKAGDTPRYHARQVAFYRKSHENATLLLGSATPSIESFYYASIGKIELLSLKKRAASVNMPEVKILDLKKEKRADAFPMITQKLAEEINRKLEKKEQIILFLNRKGYAPVVTCSYCQRVLECPNCSVSLTYHKKKNVVMCHYCGYTQYLDELCDECKIGHFERIGSGTEKVEEHLNILFPNAVVERMDQDTVGGTKNYEKIFKRFSDGEIDILVGTQMIAKGLDFPNVTLVGVLLADMSLHIPDFRSAERTFNLITQVAGRSGRGEKNGIVYIQTYSPNNYSIECAKNHDYISFYNKEIENRKAPLNYPPFSRLIRLVIRGIDEKKVEDDANKIADMLRMETYNDSDKIIILGATACAMSKLNKYYRWNILIKTPSHSLLKNFFNKLNTSFTADKGNYIEIDIDPINML; encoded by the coding sequence ATGTATGTTAAAGTTGTTTTCAATCTGCCTATAGACAGAATACTTACATACAGAAAACCAGATGAGATTAATGATAGCTTGGTAGGATGTAGAGTTGTTGCTCCTATTAAGGGTAAAAATAATAAGGGTATTGTTGTAGAAGAAGTTGAAACTATAGACGGTAACTATAAAGTATATCCTATCAAAGCTAGAATTGATCTTGAACCTATTTGTTCAGATAAAGAATTCAAATTAGCAAAATGGATGAGTAATTATTATCATTCATCTTTTGGAGAGGCATTATTTGCCGCACTTCCCGTAGGTACTCCAGCCAAAAAAGAGAAAAAAGCAAAACCAATACCGGCAAAACAAAAACCATATTTAAAACTTAATGAAGAACAAGAAGCTGTACTAAAAAAAATAAATGAAAGTATAGAATCAAATAATCCAAAAACTTTTCTCCTTCATGGCGTAACAGGAAGCGGAAAAACAGAAGTATATTTGCAGGCTATAAAGAAAGTAGTTGATATGGGAAAGCAGGCAATAGTGATACTTCCTGAAATATCTTTAACACCTCAAACTATAAAAAGATTTGCTGAAAGATTTGAAGGAAAAATAGCTGTACTTCATAGTAAATTATCGCCTAATTCTAAATACAGATATTGGCAGATGATAAAAAAAGATGAGATAAAAATCGTTATAGGTGCTAGAAGTGCTATATTCTCCCCTACCCCTAATTTAGGTATAATAGTTATAGATGAAGAGCATGAAACCAGTTATAAGGCAGGAGACACCCCAAGATATCATGCAAGACAGGTTGCTTTTTATAGAAAATCTCATGAGAATGCCACATTACTTTTAGGAAGTGCCACTCCTTCTATAGAAAGTTTTTATTATGCCTCAATAGGCAAAATAGAACTTCTAAGCCTAAAGAAAAGAGCGGCTTCAGTTAATATGCCTGAGGTTAAAATATTAGATTTGAAAAAGGAAAAAAGAGCAGATGCTTTTCCTATGATTACTCAAAAATTGGCAGAAGAAATAAATAGAAAATTAGAAAAAAAAGAACAAATTATACTATTTCTTAATCGTAAAGGTTATGCTCCTGTAGTTACTTGTTCATATTGTCAGAGAGTTTTGGAATGCCCTAATTGTTCGGTATCTCTTACTTATCATAAAAAGAAAAATGTTGTTATGTGTCATTACTGCGGATATACTCAATATTTAGATGAGCTTTGCGATGAATGTAAAATAGGACATTTCGAGAGAATAGGAAGTGGTACTGAAAAAGTAGAGGAGCATTTAAATATACTTTTTCCAAATGCTGTAGTAGAGAGAATGGATCAGGATACAGTAGGCGGTACAAAAAATTATGAAAAAATATTCAAAAGATTTTCTGACGGGGAAATAGATATATTAGTCGGCACTCAAATGATAGCCAAAGGGCTTGATTTTCCTAATGTTACTTTAGTAGGCGTACTTCTAGCGGATATGTCGCTTCATATACCTGATTTTAGAAGTGCTGAAAGAACATTCAACCTCATTACTCAAGTTGCTGGAAGAAGTGGAAGAGGAGAAAAAAACGGTATAGTATATATTCAAACTTATTCTCCTAATAACTATAGTATAGAATGTGCTAAAAATCATGATTATATATCATTTTATAATAAAGAAATAGAAAATAGGAAAGCACCTTTAAATTATCCTCCATTTTCAAGATTAATTAGATTAGTAATAAGAGGAATAGACGAAAAAAAAGTAGAAGATGATGCCAATAAAATAGCAGATATGCTCAGAATGGAAACTTATAATGATTCTGATAAAATAATAATTCTAGGAGCTACAGCATGTGCTATGAGCAAATTAAACAAATATTACAGATGGAATATACTTATAAAAACACCGTCGCATTCACTGCTAAAAAATTTCTTTAATAAACTAAATACTAGTTTTACAGCAGATAAAGGCAATTATATAGAAATAGACATAGACCCTATAAATATGCTTTAA
- a CDS encoding efflux RND transporter permease subunit: MERIIVFFAKKTMLVNIIVMAVLFVGGYYYFNLRKESIPSTDLDKMLIAVTYPGATPLDVEQNAVIPIEEQLQGISGIDEYETTIIENIAIIIVTLDETLPDRQPVKDEIFRQMQNVPDLSEDVEEVTTYDLNPNKMSIYTLAVHFKEGMEGDERELFDVSQMLENDLVRLEGVGEVRISGRTDPEIKVYVDPVKMQKNYIALSDVVNALSVRNVRATGGDMESGGKEQTVVTYGEFQDPMESSNTVIRSTFNGQRVRISDIGRVESGFEEKTTLMRVNKASGYSLSIVKNENADILKTIDVVNQYLKDNADLIPDNIQVSVMGDNSRTIKSLLSIVTSNLIQGFIIIFITLIIFLDFKSAMFTSLGMVVTMFSCFIYMQVADITFNTMSLAAIITVLGMIVDNSIVVSENIFNFKQAGYKGLEATRLAVSDVVMPMVASTLTTVAAFFPMLTISGMMGKILNLFPKIVIFTLVVSMLQATLLLPNQLQDKEDKYKSYKPKKKSKFKNPLDFDKDALFDKMKIPFGAILEKLIHIRYIVVGAFVALLIASVFLAQNSFKNFVLIYDTSADTIVINIEMPTGTTKEVTTEQIAKIEDAVSRVVKPEELVALYSLVGKQVDQEVVSEEKGSLAGIMVYLVPAAERERTADELVVLINQEIDKTDIRQNVPVFSMNTKGSIDPGDPVDIKIVGNKTELAKQAKEEIKAFLATIPGVIDIDDDDKVGKEELRIMLDYDKIAELGVNVATVANEVRTAYYGTEATYIQELENKLDFRVVFDDEYTYDTKYLENLLIPNTSGRLIYLKNIATIERADGLATLKHYNGQRTITITAGIEYGKNTSQQVMNAVREKYKDFSKQYRGLKLEFGGEAKETVKALKQLAFSFAMAFVFVYIVLLLQLNRFIQPIMIMVIIPFGLIGVLLGFAIHRMPLSFMGVVGIIGLAGVVVNNGIILVDLINKIIDEGVEGGKKGVAKAIVDGAKQRLRPVFLTTVTTVVGLLPTVYGIGGRADIIIPIVMALAYGLLFASLLTLIFLPCMFMIMFDLRLIKIPSTTNPTEEITTTITTAGH, from the coding sequence ATGGAAAGAATTATAGTATTTTTTGCCAAAAAAACGATGCTTGTAAATATAATAGTAATGGCCGTATTATTTGTAGGAGGCTACTATTATTTTAACTTAAGAAAAGAATCAATTCCATCTACAGATTTAGATAAAATGCTTATAGCTGTAACATATCCAGGTGCTACTCCGCTTGACGTAGAGCAAAATGCTGTTATACCTATAGAAGAACAATTACAGGGAATATCAGGAATAGATGAATATGAAACAACAATAATTGAAAATATTGCTATTATTATAGTTACATTAGATGAAACTCTGCCTGACAGACAGCCTGTTAAAGATGAAATATTCAGACAAATGCAGAATGTTCCGGATTTATCAGAAGATGTTGAAGAAGTTACAACTTATGACTTAAACCCTAATAAAATGTCAATATATACTTTAGCTGTACACTTTAAAGAAGGAATGGAAGGCGATGAAAGAGAATTATTTGATGTAAGCCAAATGCTTGAAAACGATCTTGTAAGACTTGAAGGTGTAGGCGAAGTAAGAATAAGCGGAAGAACAGATCCTGAAATTAAAGTGTATGTTGATCCTGTAAAAATGCAAAAAAATTATATAGCTTTAAGCGATGTAGTTAATGCTTTAAGCGTAAGAAATGTAAGAGCTACAGGCGGAGATATGGAATCAGGCGGAAAGGAACAAACTGTTGTAACCTACGGTGAATTCCAAGATCCTATGGAATCAAGTAATACTGTAATACGTTCTACATTCAATGGACAGAGAGTAAGAATAAGCGATATAGGAAGAGTTGAATCAGGATTTGAAGAAAAAACTACATTAATGAGAGTAAACAAGGCTTCTGGATATTCTCTTTCTATTGTAAAAAATGAAAATGCTGACATTCTTAAAACTATTGATGTAGTAAATCAGTATTTGAAAGATAATGCAGACTTGATACCAGATAATATTCAAGTATCTGTTATGGGTGATAACTCAAGAACTATTAAATCACTTTTAAGTATTGTAACTTCAAACCTTATTCAAGGATTCATAATCATATTTATAACTTTGATTATCTTCTTAGATTTCAAAAGTGCTATGTTTACAAGTTTGGGAATGGTTGTTACAATGTTCTCATGTTTTATATACATGCAAGTTGCAGATATCACATTTAACACTATGTCATTAGCTGCTATTATTACAGTACTTGGTATGATAGTAGACAACTCTATCGTAGTATCTGAAAATATATTTAACTTTAAACAGGCAGGATATAAGGGACTAGAAGCTACAAGACTTGCCGTTTCCGATGTTGTAATGCCAATGGTAGCTTCAACACTTACAACAGTTGCTGCCTTCTTCCCTATGCTTACAATCAGCGGTATGATGGGTAAAATATTAAACCTTTTCCCAAAAATCGTTATATTTACTCTTGTTGTTAGTATGCTTCAAGCTACTTTGCTTTTGCCTAACCAATTACAAGATAAAGAAGATAAATACAAATCTTATAAACCTAAAAAGAAAAGCAAATTTAAAAATCCTCTTGATTTTGATAAAGATGCTTTATTCGATAAAATGAAAATACCTTTCGGTGCAATATTAGAGAAATTAATACATATAAGATATATTGTAGTAGGAGCATTTGTGGCATTGCTTATAGCATCAGTATTCTTAGCACAAAACAGCTTCAAAAATTTCGTACTTATATACGACACAAGTGCTGATACAATAGTTATTAATATAGAAATGCCTACTGGTACAACTAAAGAAGTTACAACTGAGCAAATTGCTAAAATAGAAGATGCTGTTTCAAGAGTTGTAAAACCTGAAGAACTTGTTGCTTTATACTCTCTTGTAGGTAAGCAGGTTGACCAAGAAGTTGTTTCTGAAGAAAAAGGAAGTTTGGCAGGTATTATGGTTTATTTAGTTCCTGCTGCTGAAAGGGAAAGAACAGCTGATGAACTTGTTGTATTGATAAATCAGGAAATAGATAAAACAGATATAAGACAAAATGTCCCAGTATTTAGTATGAATACAAAAGGAAGTATTGACCCAGGTGATCCTGTAGACATAAAAATAGTAGGTAATAAAACTGAATTAGCTAAACAGGCAAAAGAAGAAATCAAAGCATTTTTGGCTACAATACCTGGAGTTATAGACATTGATGATGATGATAAAGTAGGTAAAGAAGAATTAAGAATTATGCTTGATTATGATAAAATAGCCGAACTTGGCGTTAATGTAGCAACTGTAGCTAATGAAGTAAGAACTGCATATTATGGTACAGAAGCTACTTATATACAGGAACTTGAAAATAAATTAGACTTCAGAGTTGTATTTGATGATGAATATACTTATGATACTAAATATTTAGAGAATCTTTTGATACCTAATACAAGCGGAAGATTAATATATCTTAAAAATATTGCAACAATAGAAAGAGCAGATGGACTTGCAACATTAAAGCACTATAACGGACAAAGAACAATAACTATTACAGCTGGTATAGAATACGGAAAAAATACTTCTCAGCAGGTAATGAATGCCGTTAGAGAAAAATATAAAGACTTCTCAAAACAGTATAGAGGATTAAAATTAGAATTCGGCGGTGAAGCTAAAGAAACTGTTAAAGCATTAAAACAGTTAGCTTTCAGTTTTGCTATGGCATTTGTATTTGTATACATTGTATTATTACTTCAGTTAAACAGATTCATACAGCCTATCATGATAATGGTAATTATTCCATTTGGTTTGATTGGGGTATTATTAGGATTTGCTATTCACAGAATGCCTTTATCATTCATGGGTGTTGTAGGTATCATCGGTTTGGCTGGTGTTGTTGTAAACAATGGTATCATACTTGTTGACTTGATTAACAAAATCATAGATGAAGGTGTTGAAGGCGGTAAAAAAGGCGTTGCTAAGGCTATTGTTGATGGAGCTAAGCAAAGACTTCGTCCGGTATTCTTAACTACTGTTACTACAGTTGTAGGACTTTTACCTACTGTTTATGGTATAGGTGGTAGAGCAGATATCATTATTCCTATAGTTATGGCATTAGCTTACGGACTTTTATTTGCTTCCTTGCTTACACTCATATTCTTACCTTGTATGTTTATGATTATGTTTGACTTGAGACTTATAAAAATCCCTTCTACAACAAATCCTACAGAGGAAATTACTACTACTATAACTACTGCAGGACATTAA